Genomic window (Arachis hypogaea cultivar Tifrunner chromosome 13, arahy.Tifrunner.gnm2.J5K5, whole genome shotgun sequence):
GGAATAGCATCTTAGAGAAAAACCAACTTGCTGCAACTGCATAAAATCGTTagtgaaaataaaaacaagaaagtcAAGTGTAACCAATATGAGGTAGTGGAAAATCGGTGATGGTAGCAACAAAACCACACATTTGAAGCAACGGGGAAAAAAAAAACGAACAAAGGAAAATGAAGTGGCTTACAGATGCAAAATTGAGCAACCATCCAAGACGCTTTTCGCCCTCAGAGAAGAGATCGAACCCTAATCTGGCCTCAAGTTCTTCCTCTGCACTGCAAATCAGCTTCTGCTTCTTCGACCTCTTGGGGTTGTCCCTCCGGTCGCGTCTCCGGGCATCGCCGTTCATTGGTGGCAGGAGATCGGCGAGTTTTCTGGCGAAGTTGGGAAGTTATGTGAAGTTGAAGAGCAAAACGAAGGAAGAAAATCCTGTTCTCTGATCTTAGGTAGAGGCTGAAGCTAGAACTAGTGTGCGTTTTCCCGCGCTTTTTCCCGTGGGAGAGATAGTGACAAAATGACATAAATACCCCCACTAAATAACAAGCCCAACAATCATACTCCGAGCTGTTTGCAAATTGGGCCATATGGTGGGCCAGGTTGAGCCCAATCAGTTTGATCCAATCTAATTGATCGGCCCAATCCAGTATTGGTTCAGTTATTATTGTTATGGTAATGGTGGAGttgaaggaagagaagaagaagaaggaggagagaaAACCGAAAAATATGAGGACAGTGTACAGCAAGGATGGGAATCTCACAAATTTACGGTTTTGCCACTGTTCCCAAGTTCGCACCCTTACCCCAAAATCCTCATTCCTCGTTTCTCTCATTCAAGTTCCAAACTTTACCCTCTCCATCACAACAAAAACCTTTCCCTTTCGATCTTCCTCCATTCTCTGCGGAATCAACCGTCGATGTGTGAATAATAATTATCGTCGTTGGGTGATTCGAGCATCAATGGCATCTTCCACGTCATCCCCAACACAGAGAGAGCGATTCTCTGTGCTGTTTGTGTGCCTCGGCAACATATGCAGAAGCCCAGCTGCGGAAGGAGTATTCCAGGACTTGGTTAAGAAAAGGGGTCTCGATTCAAAGTTCAACATCGATTCTTGTGGCACCATCGATTATCACGAGGTAGGTTAAACTTCTAAAACAAATCTATATTTTAGTGTACTATAGGATAGATTCGCGAGGGTGATACAGTGAAAAAATATTATGGCATTTCACTATACTTTTGTTTTAGCTGTCGTTACTTTATGTTGTGAATTCTTCATGTatgagaaaaaatatatatatattttaagataaagagagaaaaattaaTATTTGGGAATGTTTATTGATCTCGAAGGGGAATGAAGCGGATCCGAGGATGAGGGAAGCATCAAAGAAGCGTGGGATTCAGATAACTTCAATTTCGAGACCGATCAAGCCATCTGATTTCGTTGATTTTGATCTTATTCTAGCCATGGACATGCAAAACAGAGGTAGGTAGCTTGGCCTATTAGATAATGGCATCTGATACAGTGTTGGTAATCTAGTATAGTGCCCGTTCTTGAAAATTGGTACTTTATCCAGCTACATTGATTCAACATCtaataatatttcaaatttttcatCGTGACATAAAAAGAAATGGAGGGAGTACATAGGTTAGTAATTTCCATTTGGATTGTGGAAGTGAACTGTGATTGAAGCCAATTCTCTCTTAGTATTATGTCTCACTATGTTTGGATTACTTAACATTACATTTTCTACATATACATCAATTGGTCAATTCAAGTTCTAGCTTCTAATTTATCAGCATGTTTCATTATGATGCAACATTGTGATGTTAAATGTGACATCCAGACGTGACATGTTACTGCAGTCCACCTTTTATGTTTTCGTGTTTGTTTTTCGGCTATACATAGTAATGGGGTTTGTTCTTTGCTCAGAGGACATATTGGAGTCTTTCAATAGTTGGAGAGCCAGATATAAGTTACCAGATGATGCACATAAAAAGGTTGGTACTATGAAATTTCACTTGTCTTTGGGGAATTCGTATTCATATTGTTTCTTCTGTCAACTTTTGGTTTATTTAGTGCGAATATGATGATACAGGTTAAGTTGATGTGCTCCTATTGTAAGAAGCATGATGAAAGTGAAGTCCCGGATCCTTATTATGGTGGACCGCAAGGGTTTGAGAAGGTATTCATGTTCTGCTATTCATTGCCATCTGATCCATTTATATTAACTTAATGAGGAAACTCTAGTTAGAAAATAACAATGAATTGTTTGGTAAACTCAACtaaatgattgagaaagaagacCAAGCATTATACTGTCATGTCTAGTTAAATTGGTTTGAGAGCTGAAATTATATTGTGAATACTCTTATTTTGTTCAATCAAGCCTAATTAAATATATTTCTTCTACGGTTGGTGCCTTGAGAGTTGAGACATTCTTTCCAGTGTCATATGGTTATCTTTCATTTGTTATTTTCTAACTAGAGTTTCCTCATTAAGTGTAAATTGTTTTATCCTTTGTGCTTAGAACATTTTGGTATGGGTCAATTTTCTACATGCATCTTTCTTATAACTATTATTAAGATTTCTTAAAGTAAGAGCAGTGAGCTATACTTTTTATTCAGgaaataatacatttttttttccttttcacaTATAATTATTGTTTGGTCATATTGGAAATCCACTTAACGAAACAGGTACTGTTGTAAGAAAATATTTACCCTTGGTTAATGCTCTGCTTTTATATCATTATTATGTGTCATTGCAGGTATTAGATTTGCTTGAAGATGCTTGCGGATCATTGCTGGAAAATATTTTGGCTGAAAATGAACATGTACGACAATCCTAATACGTTTTACGTGGTCAATAGGTCCAGTTTTGGTGAAAAACATGTTTGTTTTTATATCATTGTCAAAATTACCATTTATTTTGGTGGTTTTAGTTAGTGCCTTTTTTCCTAACCCCCCAATTTCAATGAATGTAAACCCATTGTCACGCATAAAATATATACGATTCTTTTGTTCATCTTGTGCACCAGAATGAACACCCGACACGATATTATagcagaaaaaaattatattgttccAAGTCCTTCCAAGGGACAGATACTAGTTCTTATCTGCATTTGCTGCATTGCACCCAACATTTATCTTGCACTTGATACTAAAGCTAGCACCGAATGTTAGCATTTCTCAAGTTAGGGAAGATACCAACTTCTTGTATTGACTTCCAATCCTAAGTAAGCTAGCTAAATTGCAATATTATTGTCAATGATACGTAATCCTCGAGTTCTTTCGAATACCAAGCTTGTTCAATTCTTGATACTTATCAGTTATCATAATGAATCATACACGTGTGTGGAACATGCCCACTCCATAAAAATAGGCCTTcgccaaaaaaaatttataaatttcaattacaattatactcttaaattttattgttataattttatttcaaaattttcaatttatttcaaatataCTCTTAAcaactaaattaatttaagataaatttaaCAATAATACATGATAATTATATCTGATTTGCTAGTGTTGAAATTTTTTCTTGTGAAATTGTTGAATtagtcataatttttttaaaaattagtcactaaaaatatatttgatgcaaataaaaaaattttgaaataaaatcaaaacagaatgaaacttatgagtatttttaaaatttttaactaactttaagaacaaaaagtatactttacccaaaaGAAAATCAATGATTTGGGTAAGTTCAACTATACTGCTTCGTTGATACAACTAGGGTGTTTCTATCTAATTACATTTTCCTTGTCTAGTGAAGTTGTCACTCTACCAAAAAACGGGGAACCACATAGCTCAGCCCATCTTCATGAAATATCCATGTGATCATTATCATTGTCACCTTCATAGTATTCATCATCACGCTGTATGTGTTTGTCTTGTGTGTGTTCTGGAAAAAGATAaattatcaaaatcaataaaCAAATGATTTGCCACCAACTCGTGAGGGAATAGGAATATATTTTTCTGCTTACGATCAATGCGTTCATCTGGGTTCTGCTCGTCTTCATCAAAATCAGGAATGTAGAAGTCAGGTGGAACCTGTGCAACACAAATCATTtgcatttttgaaaaaaaaaatttaaataaacaagcaaataaATATTACTAATTTAGGTAAGGAGCAAGTCACAAGTTTGCATCCAAaccaaaaaattcaaacaaaataaagAGTGCCTCCAACATCAAGGATTGACTAGATATTCCAAGTTTACACGCATGCATAAACCTTTGTATTAGATTAGTGTCGTAGGTAATTTAAATGTGGATTAGCCTAGCCATATTTACTGTATCAGTTAATATGTATAATCGACTTCCACCCAACTCGTGCATTCCATTCTCCCCAATCTACTAGTGGATCTTGGGAAAATAAATTAGAACAGCCTATAAGAAGGActtatttatttcaattacttGAACACTAACCCTCAATCCCGAgaaaaattaattgatttataaccACGTTCATAAGAACACTGCATGTAAAATCATAAGACAACCAACAGAAAAGAAATGaaatattttt
Coding sequences:
- the LOC112736392 gene encoding uncharacterized protein, which gives rise to MVMVELKEEKKKKEERKPKNMRTVYSKDGNLTNLRFCHCSQVRTLTPKSSFLVSLIQVPNFTLSITTKTFPFRSSSILCGINRRCVNNNYRRWVIRASMASSTSSPTQRERFSVLFVCLGNICRSPAAEGVFQDLVKKRGLDSKFNIDSCGTIDYHEGNEADPRMREASKKRGIQITSISRPIKPSDFVDFDLILAMDMQNREDILESFNSWRARYKLPDDAHKKVKLMCSYCKKHDESEVPDPYYGGPQGFEKVLDLLEDACGSLLENILAENEHVRQS